The following proteins are co-located in the Conyzicola lurida genome:
- a CDS encoding Pr6Pr family membrane protein, with amino-acid sequence MRPTFAILRTVVAVGIDAAIVGQLLVSLDVWAGVATGTNLVNFFSFFTIGSNVLAAVVLLIGAVLLLRGDGADPGWFTLLRACAVTYMVVTGIVYNTLLRGIELPQGETLGWSNEVLHLVAPLYLLVDWLFAPGRTPVRAKRLLVVLIFPLAWTAYTLLRGPFVVDEIRGNAFWYPYPFLNPHASDGGYLTVWFYVVLIAVVIAAVGAGVLWLSRREPARTAD; translated from the coding sequence ATGAGACCGACGTTCGCCATTCTCCGCACCGTGGTGGCCGTCGGTATCGACGCAGCGATCGTCGGCCAGCTGCTGGTCAGCCTGGACGTCTGGGCGGGCGTGGCGACGGGCACCAACCTGGTCAATTTCTTCAGCTTCTTCACGATCGGGTCGAACGTGCTCGCCGCGGTCGTCCTGCTGATCGGGGCCGTGCTGTTGCTGCGGGGCGACGGCGCCGATCCCGGCTGGTTCACGCTGCTCCGCGCCTGCGCCGTGACCTACATGGTCGTCACCGGCATCGTGTACAACACGCTGCTCCGCGGCATCGAACTGCCGCAGGGCGAGACCCTCGGCTGGTCGAACGAAGTGCTGCACCTCGTGGCCCCGCTCTACCTGCTGGTCGACTGGCTGTTCGCGCCGGGCCGGACCCCCGTGCGGGCGAAGCGGCTGCTCGTCGTCCTGATCTTCCCGCTGGCCTGGACCGCATACACGCTGCTGCGTGGCCCGTTCGTCGTCGACGAGATCCGCGGCAACGCGTTCTGGTACCCGTACCCGTTCCTCAACCCGCACGCGAGCGACGGCGGCTACCTCACGGTCTGGTTCTATGTGGTGCTGATCGCGGTCGTCATCGCCGCGGTCGGGGCGGGCGTGCTCTGGCTGTCGCGCCGCGAGCCCGCCCGCACAGCGGACTGA
- a CDS encoding DUF1684 domain-containing protein, producing the protein MTDTTTPTPESLLATYHERRELSVVQPKGNLALVNTQWIDSEQTIYGVPGRWAPLPAGESGLLVTAAASDAITVDGQLVDGTAVVRGKDSDAPGDIDFGDGKTGFVIASEEGNYALRVWDANSEEIQKFGSIDSFDYNPDWVVTAKFTEIPGGKAIGFEHLKDNGKTRDQVVPGEITFTKDGVDYDLAAFKAGRALQLVFADATSGDSTYSVGRFLFVAPNADGTITLDFNRAVLPPCAFSYNFNCPMPPKQNRFAVPIEAGEKQVLQKDGSLLHAE; encoded by the coding sequence ATGACCGACACGACGACGCCCACGCCCGAATCCCTGCTCGCGACCTACCACGAGCGTCGCGAACTGAGCGTGGTGCAGCCGAAGGGCAACCTCGCCCTCGTCAACACCCAGTGGATCGACTCCGAGCAGACGATCTACGGCGTGCCCGGTCGCTGGGCCCCGCTGCCCGCCGGTGAATCGGGCCTGCTCGTGACGGCCGCGGCATCCGACGCCATCACGGTCGACGGCCAGCTCGTCGACGGCACCGCGGTCGTGCGCGGCAAAGACTCGGACGCCCCGGGCGACATCGACTTCGGCGACGGCAAGACCGGCTTCGTCATCGCGAGCGAAGAGGGCAACTACGCGCTGCGCGTCTGGGATGCGAACTCCGAGGAGATCCAGAAGTTCGGCTCGATCGACTCCTTCGACTACAACCCCGACTGGGTAGTGACGGCCAAGTTCACCGAGATCCCCGGCGGCAAGGCCATCGGCTTCGAGCACCTCAAGGACAACGGCAAGACCCGCGACCAGGTCGTCCCGGGCGAGATCACCTTCACCAAGGACGGCGTCGACTACGACCTCGCCGCTTTCAAGGCCGGCCGCGCGCTGCAGCTCGTGTTCGCCGACGCCACGAGCGGCGACAGCACCTACAGCGTCGGCCGCTTCCTCTTCGTCGCCCCCAACGCCGACGGCACCATCACCCTCGACTTCAACCGGGCCGTGCTGCCGCCCTGCGCGTTCAGCTACAACTTCAACTGCCCGATGCCCCCGAAGCAGAACCGTTTCGCCGTGCCGATCGAGGCCGGCGAGAAGCAGGTGCTGCAGAAGGACGGTTCGCTGCTGCACGCCGAGTAG
- a CDS encoding SGNH hydrolase domain-containing protein → MTRSVFRPEIQALRAIAVAFVLAFHLWPGAVRGGYIGVDVFFVISGFLITGHLRAEVGRTGSVALLGFWGRRIRRLLPAASVVLGASFVAMLAIVPQSLWQRTVTEIAASALSVQNWVLAANSVDYLGADGAPTLVQHYWSLSVEEQFYLAWPVLIVLTVLVARRRPLRAVALVLGVVFAGSLALAVAQTGDPAAYFSTPGRAWEFAAGGLLACVPAGVVGRMRPAVRGVLALAGAGLIVLPALFYTEQTPFPGAWTLLPVVGTMAVIAARPASRPILARPVQFLGAVSYPLYLWHWPLVVLSPYLLGAPLDGAWTWAVLAASLLLAWLTVRFVEGPLHGRARLVPHHRRAYAAAAGVAVVLLVAGVSTTGLLQASGASAARAALQGFETDPCYGAAAMDPANDCADPFAVPASLDTAFAAADKGSLAQPCSAPAAELVTCEFGETRHPTRTVAVVGNSHAGHLIAGFDAYGKEHGWRVVLMRKTGCTGTSTSPLTETGCREWARNVLERVGRDDIDVVVFATNNDSLHYLADDDADQTELRAGIAANFAALVSTGHTVVAVGDVPGSSEPVPDCVYLHRGEDDPCSTERMGEHGNIVAEVARGVAGVRSLDLEPYFCSADRCHALIGGAVVYIDEHHLTASFSRSLAPYLGASIAP, encoded by the coding sequence GTGACCCGTTCCGTCTTCCGCCCCGAGATCCAGGCGTTGCGGGCGATCGCGGTCGCATTCGTGCTGGCGTTCCACCTCTGGCCCGGTGCCGTGCGCGGCGGGTACATCGGTGTGGACGTGTTCTTCGTCATCTCCGGGTTCCTCATCACGGGGCACCTGCGCGCCGAAGTCGGGCGGACGGGCAGCGTCGCCCTGCTCGGATTCTGGGGTCGTCGCATCCGGCGGTTGCTGCCCGCGGCATCCGTGGTCCTCGGTGCCAGCTTCGTCGCGATGCTCGCCATCGTGCCGCAATCGCTCTGGCAGCGCACCGTGACCGAGATCGCGGCGAGCGCGCTCTCGGTGCAGAACTGGGTCCTGGCCGCGAACTCGGTCGACTACCTCGGGGCCGACGGAGCGCCCACGCTCGTGCAGCACTACTGGTCGCTGTCAGTGGAGGAACAGTTCTACCTCGCCTGGCCCGTGCTCATCGTGCTCACCGTGCTGGTGGCTCGCCGCCGCCCGCTGCGCGCCGTCGCTCTGGTGCTCGGCGTCGTCTTCGCCGGTTCCCTCGCTCTGGCCGTCGCACAGACCGGCGACCCGGCGGCCTACTTCAGCACCCCCGGGCGGGCGTGGGAGTTCGCGGCGGGCGGCCTGCTCGCCTGTGTGCCGGCGGGCGTCGTCGGCCGGATGCGGCCCGCCGTGCGCGGGGTCCTCGCGCTGGCCGGAGCGGGTCTCATCGTGCTGCCCGCGCTGTTCTACACCGAGCAGACGCCGTTCCCCGGCGCGTGGACGCTGCTGCCGGTCGTCGGCACGATGGCGGTGATCGCGGCGCGACCGGCTTCTCGACCGATCCTCGCGCGGCCCGTGCAGTTCCTCGGCGCGGTCTCGTACCCGCTCTACCTCTGGCACTGGCCGCTCGTCGTGCTCTCCCCGTACCTGCTCGGCGCGCCGCTCGACGGGGCGTGGACGTGGGCTGTGCTCGCCGCGAGCCTCCTGCTGGCCTGGCTGACCGTGCGATTCGTGGAGGGACCGCTGCACGGGCGCGCCCGCCTCGTTCCCCATCACCGGCGCGCCTATGCGGCGGCCGCGGGCGTCGCGGTCGTGCTGCTCGTCGCCGGCGTCTCCACGACCGGCCTGCTGCAGGCCAGCGGCGCCTCGGCGGCCCGCGCCGCGCTGCAGGGGTTCGAGACCGATCCCTGTTACGGCGCCGCGGCCATGGACCCGGCGAACGACTGCGCCGACCCGTTCGCGGTCCCCGCGTCACTGGACACGGCGTTCGCCGCCGCAGACAAGGGTTCGCTCGCGCAACCCTGCTCGGCCCCGGCCGCGGAGCTCGTGACCTGCGAGTTCGGCGAGACGCGGCATCCGACCCGCACGGTCGCCGTGGTGGGCAACTCGCACGCCGGCCACCTGATCGCCGGGTTCGACGCCTACGGCAAGGAGCACGGCTGGCGGGTCGTGCTGATGCGCAAGACCGGCTGCACCGGAACATCGACGTCGCCGCTCACCGAGACGGGCTGCCGGGAGTGGGCGCGGAACGTGCTCGAGCGCGTGGGCCGCGACGACATCGACGTGGTCGTGTTCGCCACCAACAACGACTCGCTGCACTACCTGGCCGACGACGACGCGGACCAGACGGAGCTACGCGCGGGGATCGCGGCGAATTTCGCCGCCCTCGTCTCGACCGGCCACACCGTCGTGGCTGTCGGCGACGTGCCGGGCAGCAGCGAGCCGGTGCCCGACTGCGTGTACCTGCACCGCGGAGAGGACGACCCGTGCTCGACCGAGCGCATGGGGGAGCACGGCAACATCGTCGCCGAGGTTGCGCGGGGAGTGGCGGGCGTGCGGTCCCTCGACCTCGAGCCGTACTTCTGCTCGGCCGACCGCTGTCACGCGCTCATCGGTGGCGCCGTCGTCTACATCGACGAGCACCATCTCACGGCGTCGTTCTCGAGGTCGCTGGCCCCGTATCTCGGCGCGTCGATCGCCCCCTGA
- a CDS encoding helix-turn-helix domain-containing protein, translating into MSAVWGTERFDRSLRQRLASAHDAVVGDGQQAAGVRSLVRDSWQRSLRLDLDPDHPLVRLDLGAGELRDYRDAHPLSFALPTIQRLLVRHTVDAGLIVAVGDQSGRLLWIDGDADLRRRAEAMLFVEGADWSESAVGTSAPGTALALDRGVQIQRAEHFTRMVHPWSCTAVPVHDPESHAVLGVIDITGGDDAVAPVTLPLLEAAVAAVEAELRIRRLDERASRPRRIAHAESAARPLLRVLGSDSGRLEAGGAPLELTTRHAEILTLLAWHTEGLSAEHLAELLYGRGDATVTLRAEMVRLRRALEPVDAALVPLSRPYRLPGHIELDALRCLAFLDRGAHRVALGAYPGPLLPTSRAPGIEQIRAEVGARLREALLTDAAVDTLLAYARTDDAAYDWEVWR; encoded by the coding sequence GTGAGCGCTGTATGGGGCACGGAACGCTTCGACCGATCCCTGCGGCAACGCCTCGCGTCGGCCCACGACGCGGTCGTCGGCGACGGGCAGCAGGCGGCGGGAGTACGCAGCCTCGTCCGTGACTCGTGGCAGCGGTCGCTGCGGCTCGACCTCGATCCCGACCATCCGCTCGTGCGGCTCGACCTCGGGGCCGGAGAGTTGCGTGACTACCGCGACGCCCACCCGCTCTCGTTCGCCCTCCCCACCATCCAGCGCCTGCTCGTGCGCCACACCGTCGACGCGGGCCTGATCGTCGCCGTCGGCGACCAGTCGGGCCGACTGCTCTGGATCGACGGCGACGCCGACCTGCGCCGTCGGGCCGAGGCCATGCTGTTCGTCGAGGGCGCCGACTGGTCGGAGAGTGCCGTGGGAACGAGCGCGCCCGGCACCGCGCTCGCCCTCGACCGCGGTGTCCAGATCCAGCGTGCCGAACACTTCACCCGCATGGTGCACCCGTGGAGCTGCACCGCCGTGCCCGTACACGACCCCGAGTCACACGCCGTGCTCGGTGTCATCGACATCACCGGGGGAGACGACGCCGTGGCACCCGTCACCCTGCCGCTGCTCGAGGCGGCCGTCGCGGCGGTGGAGGCCGAACTGCGCATCCGCCGGCTGGACGAGCGGGCGAGCCGCCCGCGCCGCATCGCCCACGCGGAATCGGCGGCGCGCCCGCTGCTGCGCGTGCTGGGCTCCGACTCTGGCCGGCTCGAGGCGGGAGGCGCCCCGCTCGAACTCACGACGCGGCACGCCGAGATCCTCACGCTGCTCGCCTGGCACACCGAGGGACTCTCGGCGGAGCACCTCGCCGAGCTGCTCTACGGACGCGGCGACGCCACCGTCACCCTGCGGGCCGAGATGGTGCGGCTGCGGCGTGCCCTCGAACCGGTCGATGCCGCGCTCGTGCCGCTCTCGCGCCCGTACCGGCTGCCCGGGCACATCGAGCTCGACGCACTCCGCTGTCTCGCCTTCCTCGACCGGGGCGCGCACCGGGTCGCGCTCGGCGCCTATCCCGGCCCGCTGCTGCCGACATCGCGCGCGCCGGGTATCGAGCAGATCCGGGCCGAGGTGGGCGCGCGGCTGCGCGAGGCGCTGCTCACCGACGCGGCCGTCGACACCCTGCTCGCCTACGCGCGCACCGACGACGCCGCGTACGACTGGGAGGTGTGGCGCTAG